A genome region from Nitrospira sp. includes the following:
- the pstB gene encoding phosphate ABC transporter ATP-binding protein PstB translates to MDNPTRTLSQTAPTYSVRPTVPQPRFTRPHEEHGASVDAKVLIRNLDFYYGQRQALFQVSLTVRAHSVTSFIGPSGCGKSTLLRCLNRMNDLVEGARAVGRVELDGVDIYDPAIDVTDLRKRVGMVFQKSNPFPKSIYDNVAYGPRLHGTKDKRSLDELVQHSLHGAGLWDEVKDRLTQSALGLSGGQQQRLCIARALAVQPDVILMDEPCSALDPIATGKIEELIHTLKDTYTVVIVTHNMQQAARVSDQCGFFLMGELVEFGDTKTIFTTPHDKRTEDYITGRFG, encoded by the coding sequence ATGGATAACCCAACTCGTACCCTGTCGCAGACGGCGCCGACCTATTCAGTGCGTCCGACCGTTCCCCAACCAAGGTTCACCCGTCCCCACGAAGAGCATGGAGCCTCTGTCGATGCAAAAGTGCTGATTCGCAATCTCGACTTCTACTATGGCCAACGGCAGGCTCTCTTTCAGGTCTCGTTGACGGTACGGGCCCATTCTGTTACCTCCTTCATCGGTCCGTCGGGGTGCGGGAAATCCACCCTGCTGCGCTGTCTGAATCGCATGAACGACCTGGTGGAAGGGGCGCGCGCGGTGGGGCGCGTGGAACTGGACGGGGTGGACATCTACGATCCCGCCATCGATGTCACCGACCTTCGAAAACGTGTGGGTATGGTGTTTCAAAAATCGAACCCGTTTCCCAAGTCGATCTACGACAATGTCGCCTATGGACCACGCCTGCATGGCACCAAGGACAAGCGGTCGCTGGACGAACTTGTGCAGCACAGTTTGCACGGCGCGGGACTCTGGGATGAGGTGAAGGACCGGCTCACGCAGAGCGCCCTGGGACTGTCCGGCGGACAGCAGCAGCGGTTGTGCATCGCGCGTGCGTTGGCTGTGCAGCCCGATGTTATCCTGATGGATGAACCCTGCTCGGCCCTCGATCCCATCGCGACCGGGAAAATCGAAGAGTTGATCCATACCTTGAAGGATACCTACACCGTGGTGATCGTGACGCACAACATGCAGCAGGCGGCGCGTGTCTCGGATCAATGCGGATTTTTTCTGATGGGCGAGCTGGTGGAGTTCGGCGATACAAAGACCATCTTTACGACCCCGCACGACAAACGAACGGAAGATTACATTACCGGTCGATTCGGATAG